From the genome of Homo sapiens chromosome 20 genomic patch of type FIX, GRCh38.p14 PATCHES HG410_PATCH:
GTTGAGCTGGAGGGGGAACAATGGCTATAGCAGCCTTCGGGGCCCTTCCTGCCAGCTCTGCGGGCTCTGTGATTTCAATCTCCGTGAAGCCTCTGGCTTTTAACTCGCGGGAACAAAGCCTGCATTCTTAGGATTAGCCCTCCATGGAGCCATCCACCCTACTGGGGCCTGATGAGAGCCATAGCAGGTGAACAATTACTTAATCCCAGCCTGCAAGGCACAGAGGAGGCCTTCTTCTTAGAGACATTATTTTTGAACTCTTGTCTTGCGGACCCTAGAGATGGTAAGAGCTAACCCCTCCTTTCACAGAGTCGAAACGAAGAAGTGTGTTGCTGTGCCGCTAGTTGCAGAAACAGGCCTGGGGCCCAGGTGTTCTTCCCGCCTCCCAGACTGGTTGTCGCCTCTCCTGTCATCTGCCGTAGGCCTGGTGCTGCTTGTAGGTGGTGAAATCTCTGGGCTGGTGGTGTCTAATCGGGTTGGGAAGAAGGTGAGAGAGGCCATGGAGCGCTCTGCTGGGAACTGGATTTGCTTAATAGCTTGGACCAGAAGTGCCCAGCAGAGCCACACTGGGACCTGCTTGTGCTCGCAGTTAAATCAGgctctaggccgggtgcggtggctcatgcctgtaatcccagcacttagggaggccatggcaggtggatcacctgaggtcaggagttcgagacaagcttggccagcatggtgaaaccccatctctactaaaagtacaaaaaattagccgggcgtggtggcgggtgcctgtaatcccagcactttgggaggccatggcaggtggatcacctgaggtcaggagttcgagacaaacttggccagcatggtgaaaccccatctctactaaaagtacaaaaaattagccgggcgtggtggcgggtgcctgtaatcccagcacttggggaggccaaggagggtggatcacctgaggtcaggagttcaagaccagcctggccaacatggtgaaaccctgtctctactaaaagtacaaaaatcagccaggcatggtggcaggcgcctgtaatcccagctactcgggaggctgagaatcacttgaaccctggaggcagaggctgcagtgagccgagatcacgccactgcactctagcctgggtgatgagagtgaaactccatctcaacaacaacaacaaatcaggCTCTAAACCCCAGCAGAGTTTCTCCAAACAACCACGACATTTTTGGGAAACTTTGCCCATGAAGTGGGGGCTTTGTGCAAAGAAGTTCCAGGGAGGCAAAACAGGTCTGGGCCTGCCATTCCCTGACTTGGGGCCAGCTGCCGCCCCGTCTTTGCCTCACTTTTCCTCCTCTGTAGACTCCCAGGAGAAACGTGAGGGCCAGTGAGCTGGGGAACGACAGTCATCACGTCTCTCGTCTGCTGATCGTGTGTCTGCGCACACTCATCTACCACAGGGTGTGGGAGGGCTGGTCTGTCTTTGGCTTGATAGTTTTTTGAACTTGGCAAGGGAACCAGAGCATGCCTGTCAGTTCACCTGCAGCCGAATCCTTGGGAACACctgttaaaattcagatttctggGTCGTATCACGGAACCATTTGGTGAGTAACATTTTTGGGCATGGACACTGAGCCTGGCCTCTGGCTCCGCACTGGGATACAGCCATGGATAAGATGCGGTCTCCATCAGACACTTTCCACCCTTCATGACTAAAGAACTCTCctaatattgattgattgattgactgattgagacgggatctcactatattgggcaagctggtctcaaactcctggcctccagtgatccttccccatcagcctcccaaagtgctgggattataggcatgagccactgcacctgggcactCCCctagttcttcttctttttttattttagacagagtcttgctctgtcacccaggctggagtgtaatggtgcgatctcagctcactgcaacctccgcctcccagcttcaagcgattctcctgcctcagcctcccgagtggctgggattacaggcgtgagccactacacctggctcatttttgtatttgtaatagagacagggttttgccatgttggccaggttggtcttgaactcccgacctcagatgatccacccaccttggcctcccaaagtgttgggattacaggtgagccaccatacccagccactcTCCTAGTTCTTAATGTCTGTCAGGAGGGTCCTTGTTCTTGGTTTGTTTGGCAGAGCCCCATACCTTCAGAGAGGAGtggattttttccttttcctggcaAACCACGGGGTAGGAAGCCCTGAAGTCCCTAGAtgcacccatgcacacacacccataccTGTGCTTCTGCAGCAGGGCCACCAGGATGCTCTCCAATTCCATTTGCTTTTGTTCTGCCCACATGCTGTCTACCTGACGACCAAGCCGTGCCCTTGCTCCTCGCTCTTGGTTGCTCTCTCTGTGTGGTTAGAAAAAGAGAACTAGTTGCTATTTGGGTAGGATGTGGAAAGGCAGGGGTATATCCCTATGCCTATTTCAATATCTGGTGTGGACTCTTCTACCCAACTGAATTAGATTCAGCCACACTTAGGGAGGCAGTATATATAGTAATGAAGAGCACAGAAGTACAAGTGTACACAGTTGCAAAACGTCTCCCCACAGATTATTAATGATAGagggaaaaataactttatagAGGAGAAACCTAGCAGACACCATGTTAACCAACTGATCAAAGTTACCATCTACCAATAATCCACCAATAATGGCACAAATTGCCATCCTGTGCCTCCTGATACCAGGCACTGAGAAGGACACAACACTACTTCTGTGAATGCATCACCTGATTCCTCTAATCATCATTAGAGGAACGCATCCTCTAATCATGGGGATATGTCTGGCAAATTCAACATGAGGGACATTCTATAAATCATTAGCCTTTACTAATCAAAACTGTCAATGTCATGAAAGACTGAGGAACGATTCCAGATTAAAAGAAACTGAAgggacatgacaactaaatggtATCCATGATCCTGGATTGGGTCCcagatcagaaaaagaaataattgttatAAAGGACATTTTGGGACAACTGgtaaaatttgaatatggattATAATTGATAATTATATTATGATTATGTAAGGGGATGTCCTTTGGTTAGGTATTAGGAAACACATATAGAAGTACCTAAGGGTAAAGGGTCATGATGACTGCAATTTACTCTCCAATGGTTCAACAAAAATGATAAGAATACTTAATGTGcatatgtgtttctgtgtgtatgtatctatatctagCTATAGATATAGAGTAAGCAAATGTGATAAAATGTTAGGAATTGGAAGTGTATATGGAAGTCCATTGTGCTTTTGTTGCAACTTTTTTGtaagtttgagatttttttcaaagtaaaaactaaaaaacgTATAGGCTATAGAGTCAGGCAGTTTGGCTCCAAACTCTGCCACTCTTTGTGTGTCCTTTAAAAGCTATTAACCCTGGGCcagggcgcaatggctcacacctgtaatcccagcactttgggaggccgaggcgggcagatcacgaggtcaggagatcgagaccgtcctggctaacatggtgaaaccccgtctctactaaaatatacaaaaaattagctgggcatggtggcgggcacctgtagtctcagctactcgggaggctggggcaggagaatggtgtgaacccgggagggggagcttgcagtgagccgagattgtgccactgcactccagcctgggggacagagagagactccatctcaaaaaaaaaaaaaaaaaaaaaaaaaagagctattaaccctgtacaatggggataagggttgttatgaagattaaagaagaaactaaaagctgggcaaggtggctcacaactataatcccaatgctttgggaggccaaggtgggaggatcacttgaggccaggagttcgagaccagcctgggcaaaatagtgagaccccatctctacaaaaaataaaatagtcagttgtggtggtgcacactggtagtcctagctacttggtaggctaagatgggagggtcgcttgagtccaggcatttgaggttacaatgaggcATGAtcattccactgtactccagcctgggcaacagaatgagaccctgtctctaaaaaaaagaaagcaagaaactaaGAATAATAGTAGCTGACACTACCAAGGGCAtctgtgtgcccagcactgtgccaaGTGTCTGTAAATGTCCTAGGGCAGAGCCTTTGTTTTTGGCATGGAGTCATGATTAAATGGTAACTACTACCAGTGTTGTTACTGTCGGAGCCTAGCCTGAAGAGACACGTGGTAGGCATGGAGGTAAGTTGAGGTTTAACGCTGGAACCCTTTTGCTATGGGAAGTCCAGAAATGACACTTGCTGTGCCAAGGAAGAGATCTGAATTGGTCCCTGGTCCCCTGTAGGGAACAAGCTCCTGCAGACTCTGCTGCAGGGTGTGGGAAGAAATCACTAGAACTCCTGCTTACCCCTGCTGCCTGCTCATGATGTCCTGGAGCAGCTTGCGGGCGGACAGCTGGCCCAGCACCTTCCGGTAGCTGTTGGTGAAGATGGCATCTGCATACCGCCGCATCCTGTGCGGAAGGAGTCAGGGGTCAGAGGGCGGGGTGGAGGCCAGGCGAGAGGACAGTCGTGGCTGCACTCGCCATGTCTCTGCAAGATCCTTCTGTTGCCATCTGTCCCACTCACCCCAAGAGAGACTCAGACCCCTCTGAGTGACCTCTGTGAAGCTGTGTCTGCCTCCTCTGCAAGGACGGGCAGTGGGTGCTGCCTGGAGACATAGCCAGGGCCCAGCTGATGGGCTGAGTCTGCATTCACTAACGCCTGCCCCATGGCAGGGATGGCTTGGGAGTGGTGGGAACTTTCCCCAGGGTCTGCTTACCTGAGGGTCAaagggggaggtgg
Proteins encoded in this window:
- the GHRH gene encoding somatoliberin isoform 2 preproprotein (isoform 2 preproprotein is encoded by transcript variant 2), with the protein product MPLWVFFFVILTLSNSSHCSPPPPLTLRMRRYADAIFTNSYRKVLGQLSARKLLQDIMSRQQGESNQERGARARLGRQVDSMWAEQKQMELESILVALLQKHRNSQG
- the GHRH gene encoding somatoliberin isoform 1 preproprotein (isoform 1 preproprotein is encoded by transcript variant 1), whose amino-acid sequence is MPLWVFFFVILTLSNSSHCSPPPPLTLRMRRYADAIFTNSYRKVLGQLSARKLLQDIMSRQQGESNQERGARARLGRQVDSMWAEQKQMELESILVALLQKHSRNSQG